A part of Antechinus flavipes isolate AdamAnt ecotype Samford, QLD, Australia chromosome 6, AdamAnt_v2, whole genome shotgun sequence genomic DNA contains:
- the LOC127540986 gene encoding uncharacterized protein LOC127540986, with protein sequence MASYWPVQWAGKEGAMVSAGTSNKGTDVSAQQAPTVCQAPGAEPDRPCPCGDSALLEEALARKEQQGLLRSGHHATVRLVPGGQDCHSLGPGRAGPPCRHSAGPPFSGSRAGRTAMPPFSGSQVGRLHSLGLRHRQDRHAAILWVPGTGTFSRSRGTRRGLGNRDGQRPGFLKQRTRRPQTEWPKRPLSLPIVLGPACQHQPQGRQRAGSPSCPGHPGRVQ encoded by the exons ATGGCTTCCTACTGGCCCGTACAGtgggcagggaaggagggagcaaTGGTGTCTGCGGGCACCTCAAACAAGGGCACAGACGTGTCTGCTCagcaagcacctactgtgtgccaggcaccggGAGCGGAGCCAGACAGACCCTGCCCTTGTGGAGACTCTGCTCTCCTGGAGGAAGCTCTTGCTAGGAAGGAACAGCAAGGGCTCCTAAGGAGTGGCCATCATGCCACCGTCCGCTTGGTCCCAG GTGGGCAGGACTGCCATTCTCTGGGTCCCGGGCGGGCAGGACCGCCATGCCGCCATTCTGCAGGACCGCCATTCTCTGGGTCCCGGGCGGGCAGGACCGCCATGCCGCCATTCTCTGGGTCCCAGGTGGGCAGACTGCATTCTCTGGGTCTCCGGCACAGGCAAGACCGCCATGCCGCCATTCTCTGGGTCCCTGGCACGGGCACCTTCAGCAGATCCCGGGGGACACGACGAGGGCTTGGGAACAGAGACGGGCAGAGGCCCGGATTCCTGAAGCAGAGGACTCGGAGGCCGCAGACTGAGTGGCCCAAGCGGCCCCTCTCCCTTCCTATTGTCCTTGGCCCGGCCTGTCAGCACCAGCCCCAGGGGAGGCAGAGGGCCGGCAGCCCTTCCTGTCCTGGGCATCCCGGCCGGGTGCAGTGA